From Oligoflexia bacterium, the proteins below share one genomic window:
- a CDS encoding TonB family protein gives MEQGILKQNGVFYPQKSKKLIPALIGSVALHVLLMLFFAYNADNLIQSQESLPLTDKVELIQKEQLSQQIVELLQPETLKPNKDSKYLSDRNTFTEKEVRQIEVQKAPKNTQKSKQEQNVKKKYNFSLSPQYILNDIRNQESTQNAPQNYLPDIDIGNETLLNAQKFKYASFFIRMKQQLENVWSPRPIVFQQNLNGKFYSTKLSIRLDQNGYLLSVKIVDSSGSPFLDEEAIRSVQKAAPFMNPPSQLLDQNQQLYIPSWSFIISKY, from the coding sequence TTGGAACAAGGAATTTTAAAACAAAATGGGGTGTTTTACCCACAAAAGTCTAAGAAACTGATCCCTGCATTGATTGGGTCAGTTGCTTTGCATGTGCTTTTAATGCTATTTTTTGCTTATAATGCTGATAATTTAATTCAAAGCCAAGAAAGCTTACCTTTAACTGATAAAGTGGAACTTATCCAAAAAGAGCAGTTATCCCAACAAATTGTAGAGCTCTTACAACCTGAAACATTAAAACCTAATAAAGACAGTAAGTATCTCAGTGACAGAAACACTTTTACAGAAAAGGAAGTGCGCCAAATTGAAGTTCAAAAAGCCCCAAAAAACACACAAAAAAGCAAACAAGAACAAAATGTAAAAAAGAAATACAATTTTTCTTTATCCCCTCAATACATTCTCAATGATATACGTAATCAAGAAAGCACCCAAAATGCTCCACAAAATTACTTGCCGGATATTGATATTGGTAATGAAACTTTACTCAATGCACAAAAATTCAAATATGCTTCTTTTTTTATAAGAATGAAACAGCAACTGGAAAATGTTTGGTCTCCTAGACCCATTGTTTTTCAACAAAATCTCAATGGAAAGTTTTACAGTACAAAACTGAGTATTCGCTTAGATCAAAATGGCTACTTATTGTCCGTTAAAATAGTAGACTCCTCTGGAAGTCCATTTTTAGACGAAGAAGCCATACGGTCAGTTCAAAAAGCAGCTCCTTTTATGAACCCCCCTTCGCAGTTACTTGATCAAAATCAGCAACTGTATATTCCAAGCTGGAGCTTTATTATTTCAAAATATTAG
- a CDS encoding PHP domain-containing protein: MSEKKYKKIAHYIVEHLKQTVFFLKLDGANVFKVRAYEKAINIIDEMANEFYPYLEQQNFTDIDGIGKGLSADILELSEGNKSTVLQSLLKKYPENLYQLKKIKGLGSKKILKLYTELSVTSLADLEYACYEGLLVKLDGFGEKTQTKILEQLNFLKSTNNLYTYAFLCEKAKELVMQLKTMPEVQDVVITGELRRCMEVAASIELLILTQKSKPKIDNIDNLILSKDAMDKDKIYANYQNIPVVLYPCTKQNYGSVLFKSTGSQAFIQEICTKQLDVLEHQHETEESVFKAMKVEYCLPELRESKKEYIKINNTPAPGSLLESTDIQGVFHMHSTYSDGKNTLEEMVKRSIELGYQYIGISEHSQTAFYARGLNLDTIKQQAQEIKTLRKKYPQIHILHGIESDILPDGQLDYPDSVLKQLDFVIASVHAYMNQSEDLMTQRCLKALENPYCTMLGHPTGRVLLGRDSFKINLEAIFKKAGELGKFIEINANPKRLDLDWRYIPLAIKHKVKLVVNPDAHSIDGLSHTFYGVNVARKGGLTKKNVINTLPLEKLSPLLNMGSLKYAR, encoded by the coding sequence ATGTCAGAAAAAAAATATAAAAAAATAGCCCATTATATTGTTGAACACTTAAAGCAAACGGTTTTTTTCTTAAAATTAGATGGGGCCAATGTTTTTAAAGTAAGAGCTTATGAAAAAGCCATTAATATCATTGATGAAATGGCCAATGAATTTTATCCTTACCTTGAACAACAAAACTTTACGGATATTGATGGTATTGGCAAAGGCTTAAGCGCAGATATATTGGAGTTAAGTGAAGGCAATAAAAGTACAGTTTTACAAAGTTTGTTAAAAAAATATCCTGAGAATTTGTATCAGTTAAAAAAAATTAAAGGTTTGGGCAGTAAAAAGATTTTAAAACTTTACACAGAGTTGAGTGTTACCAGCCTAGCAGATTTAGAATATGCATGTTATGAAGGCTTGTTGGTTAAACTGGATGGTTTTGGAGAAAAAACTCAAACCAAAATATTAGAACAATTAAATTTTTTAAAAAGTACTAACAATCTATATACCTATGCTTTTTTATGTGAAAAAGCCAAAGAACTGGTTATGCAACTCAAAACAATGCCTGAAGTTCAGGATGTTGTTATTACCGGTGAATTAAGACGTTGTATGGAAGTTGCCGCATCCATTGAATTGTTGATATTAACCCAAAAGAGTAAACCCAAAATAGACAATATAGATAATCTTATACTATCCAAGGATGCTATGGATAAAGATAAGATCTACGCAAACTATCAAAATATACCTGTTGTGTTGTACCCCTGCACAAAACAGAACTATGGTAGCGTTTTATTTAAAAGCACTGGATCACAAGCTTTTATTCAAGAAATTTGTACTAAACAGTTAGATGTACTTGAACATCAGCATGAAACCGAAGAATCTGTGTTTAAAGCCATGAAAGTTGAGTATTGTTTACCTGAGCTCAGAGAAAGTAAAAAAGAGTATATAAAAATAAACAATACACCCGCACCAGGTTCATTGCTTGAAAGTACTGATATTCAAGGCGTATTTCATATGCATAGCACCTACAGTGATGGAAAAAACACTCTAGAAGAAATGGTTAAAAGATCAATAGAGTTAGGGTATCAATACATTGGGATTTCTGAACACAGTCAAACCGCATTTTATGCACGTGGTTTAAATTTGGACACCATCAAACAACAAGCACAAGAAATCAAAACCCTGCGTAAGAAATATCCTCAAATTCATATTCTACATGGGATTGAGTCTGATATATTGCCAGATGGGCAGCTCGACTATCCAGATTCTGTTTTAAAACAACTTGATTTTGTTATTGCTTCAGTGCATGCATACATGAATCAAAGTGAAGATCTTATGACACAAAGATGTTTAAAAGCTTTGGAAAACCCATATTGCACAATGTTAGGGCACCCAACGGGTAGAGTGCTGCTCGGAAGAGATAGTTTTAAAATTAACTTAGAAGCTATTTTTAAAAAAGCGGGTGAATTGGGTAAATTTATTGAAATCAATGCCAACCCTAAACGTTTAGATTTAGATTGGCGCTACATACCTCTAGCCATAAAACACAAAGTTAAACTGGTTGTAAATCCGGACGCACATAGTATAGATGGTTTATCGCATACATTTTATGGGGTTAATGTTGCTAGAAAAGGTGGCCTGACTAAAAAAAATGTAATCAACACCTTACCTTTAGAAAAGTTAAGTCCTTTACTAAATATGGGGTCTTTGAAGTATGCCAGATAA
- a CDS encoding queuosine precursor transporter, translating to MNYSHILLDRSKRLLLILGGFFICNTLVAEFVGVKIFSFEDSVGIAKFNWSILSETGTLSFSAGTILWPVVFIMTDIINEYYGKKAVRFLSYLTVALILYAFIMVSWAINLAPAEWWQNIFSEQGIDMQQSFAVVFGQSNRIIIASMIAFIVGQLLDATIFKKIRDMLGEKMIWLRATASTAVSQLVDSFLILYIAFVLGPQQWSHNLFMAVGTVNYIYKMCAAVALIPLLYLVRYAIEKYLGQELAEKLKLDAEHSQ from the coding sequence ATGAATTATTCACATATCTTGTTGGATCGATCAAAAAGACTTTTGTTGATTTTGGGCGGTTTTTTTATCTGTAATACTCTAGTGGCAGAATTTGTTGGAGTTAAAATCTTTTCCTTTGAAGATAGTGTGGGTATTGCAAAGTTTAATTGGAGCATACTGTCTGAAACAGGAACACTGTCGTTTTCTGCAGGAACCATTTTATGGCCGGTTGTATTCATTATGACAGACATTATCAATGAATATTATGGTAAAAAAGCAGTGCGCTTCCTATCTTATTTAACGGTTGCTTTGATTTTATATGCTTTTATTATGGTCTCTTGGGCCATTAACTTGGCACCAGCAGAATGGTGGCAAAATATTTTTTCAGAACAAGGCATAGATATGCAACAATCCTTTGCGGTTGTTTTTGGTCAGAGCAATAGGATAATTATTGCATCCATGATTGCCTTTATTGTGGGCCAGTTGCTTGATGCAACTATTTTTAAAAAAATCAGAGATATGCTAGGAGAAAAAATGATCTGGTTAAGAGCAACCGCTTCTACGGCTGTATCTCAACTGGTAGATAGTTTTTTAATCTTATATATTGCCTTTGTTTTGGGTCCACAACAATGGTCACACAATTTGTTTATGGCGGTAGGTACTGTCAATTATATTTATAAAATGTGTGCTGCGGTGGCTTTAATTCCTTTATTGTATTTGGTCCGCTATGCAATTGAGAAATACCTTGGTCAAGAGTTGGCAGAAAAATTAAAATTAGATGCTGAACACAGTCAATAA
- the lysA gene encoding diaminopimelate decarboxylase has protein sequence MNFLLHSLCYALMFVPNLEHAQQCYQQFSSPTFLTEEKNLQHRLKQLKTSFPSSTKFYYAIKANYNPYIVSLLKQEGLDGIDTVSPYEIKLAKKLGFDHSQIVFTGCASDTHELQAVKNEGVLLNLGSLSELSSYVKLFPNSDLSLRINPGMGDGENDKVITAGEDAKFGILQQDLNTAFELCKKNNITIVGLHMHLGSGLYQSDIFAKALNHMFSLAKTLPSLKFVDLGGGFGVRHQLQQKQIDLNSFSEVLQQQLAHHKLNHLEIRFEPGKFLVAESTALICKVNVVKNLPNKQCLIMDSGFNHLVRPSFYQSYHEIINLSRPHENCVPTKIEGYLCESGDEFHPNLNFPKSQEGDYLAILSSGAYGSSMSSLYNFRPYAAEAMITDNGTLKACRQPENFEKIWDGMGWLW, from the coding sequence TTGAACTTTTTACTACATTCACTATGTTATGCTCTTATGTTTGTCCCCAATTTAGAGCATGCTCAACAATGTTACCAGCAGTTTTCATCCCCTACTTTTTTAACCGAGGAAAAAAACCTTCAGCACCGACTTAAACAGTTAAAAACAAGTTTTCCGTCTTCAACTAAGTTTTATTATGCCATCAAAGCCAATTACAATCCTTATATTGTTTCTTTACTTAAACAAGAAGGGCTTGACGGTATTGATACTGTCTCACCCTATGAAATTAAACTCGCCAAAAAATTAGGCTTTGATCATTCGCAAATTGTATTCACTGGTTGTGCCAGTGATACACATGAATTACAAGCCGTAAAAAATGAAGGTGTTTTGCTTAATCTTGGCTCTTTATCCGAGTTATCTTCCTACGTAAAATTATTTCCCAATAGTGACCTTTCCCTAAGAATCAACCCTGGCATGGGTGATGGTGAAAATGATAAGGTTATCACGGCAGGAGAAGATGCAAAGTTTGGTATTTTACAACAGGATTTAAACACTGCTTTTGAGCTGTGTAAAAAAAATAACATAACTATTGTTGGATTGCACATGCACTTGGGTTCAGGCTTGTATCAAAGTGACATTTTTGCAAAAGCCTTAAACCATATGTTTTCTCTTGCCAAAACATTACCTAGTTTAAAATTTGTTGATCTTGGTGGCGGCTTTGGTGTGCGCCATCAATTACAACAAAAACAAATTGATTTAAATAGTTTTTCTGAGGTTTTACAACAGCAGTTGGCACATCATAAGCTTAACCACCTTGAGATTCGTTTTGAACCCGGTAAATTTCTTGTTGCTGAATCTACTGCTTTGATTTGCAAAGTTAATGTTGTAAAAAATTTACCAAACAAGCAGTGCTTAATAATGGATTCTGGTTTTAATCATTTGGTCAGGCCATCTTTTTACCAGTCCTATCATGAAATCATTAACCTAAGCCGACCTCATGAAAACTGTGTTCCAACAAAAATAGAAGGTTATCTCTGTGAATCTGGTGATGAGTTTCATCCCAATTTAAACTTTCCAAAATCACAGGAAGGAGACTATCTTGCTATTCTTTCTAGTGGTGCCTATGGCAGCAGCATGAGTTCTTTGTATAATTTTAGACCTTATGCAGCTGAGGCTATGATCACTGATAATGGTACACTAAAAGCATGTAGACAACCTGAAAATTTTGAAAAAATTTGGGATGGAATGGGATGGCTTTGGTAA